Below is a window of Maribacter dokdonensis DSW-8 DNA.
AATGTAAATTTGAGTCCGTTCAGTTATTTTAACCTATTTAGTGTAAACCCTCCGGTCATGGTTTTTTCCCCTTCAAGAAGAGGTCGTGACAATACCACCAAGCACACCTTGGAAAATGTATTGGAAGTAAAGGAAACGGTAATTAATATCGTGAATTATGACATGGTAGAGCAAATGTCCTTGTCAAGTACGGAATACGGTGACGGGGTAAATGAATTTGTAAAATCAGGATTAACGCAAGTACCAAGTGATAAGGTAAAGCCACCAAGAGTAGGGGAAGCTCCCGTAGCTTTTGAGTGTGTGGTGGATCAGGTAATAGCATTGGGTGATGGTCCAGGGGCAGGTAATCTAGTGTTGGCAAAAGTAGTTCAGATACACGTAAAGAAAGCATTTCTAGATGCCGAAGGAAATCTGGATACGCCCAAGTTGGATTTGGTTGCCCGTATGGGTGGTAATTGGTATTGCAGGGCTAATGGCGATGCCTTGTTTGAAATACCAAAACCTATACGAACCAAAGGTATTGGAGTAGATATGTTGCCAGAAGCTGTGCGTAACAGTACGGTACTGACGGGGAATAATTTAGGGAGACTAGGTAACTTAGAACAGTTGCCTACTAAAGAAGTTATTGCTGCTATTGCTGCACATGCTGAGGTGAAATCTATACTAAACGGCGATGAAGATGCTGTAGCATTGCACAAACTGGCACAACAGTGGTTGGCAGAAGGAAAAACAGAAGATGCTTTGGCCTTGTTGCATTTGGGGGTTTAGTTACAAATCATCAGGTTCAATATGTATTAATATGTGACCAAGGTTCGGAATTTCATGATGTAGATGGTCTTTTAGTAAATGTGCAATATCATGCCCTTTTGTAACCGATATAGTGCCATCTACCATGGCATGGAGGTCAATATGAAATTTCATTCCGGCTTTTCGTATAAAACATTTTTCTGTACCGGTAACCCCGGGTACTTCCAGTGATTTTTTACGTATTTCTTCCAATAGTTCGTCATACCGTTGCTCGTCCATTATTTCGCCTAACGCAGGTCGTAAGATTAGGTAGCTATTGTAAAGAATAAAACCCGAAGCAATTAGGGCGGCCCAATCATCGGCCGTTTCGTAACCCTTTCCAAAAATTAGGGCAATTGAAATACCTATAAAAGCCATGATTGATGTTATGGCATCACTTCTATGGTGCCAAGCGTCCGCTTTTAACGAAGTACTATTGGTTTCCTTACTTTTTTTAATGACGATTCGGTATGAGATTTCTTTCCAAAGAATGATAACG
It encodes the following:
- a CDS encoding cation diffusion facilitator family transporter, which encodes MSIEQTAIKTTYFSIVGNILLALIKGLAGFFGNSYALIADAIESTTDIFSSILVLLGFKYAERPADENHPYGHGKIEPIITFLIVAFLVISATVIAYESIDNIQTPHKTPKSWTLIVLGVIILWKEISYRIVIKKSKETNSTSLKADAWHHRSDAITSIMAFIGISIALIFGKGYETADDWAALIASGFILYNSYLILRPALGEIMDEQRYDELLEEIRKKSLEVPGVTGTEKCFIRKAGMKFHIDLHAMVDGTISVTKGHDIAHLLKDHLHHEIPNLGHILIHIEPDDL
- a CDS encoding flavin reductase family protein, which codes for MSQHEEINTIDPASISQQELHGYLLSAVAPRPICFASTIDKDGNVNLSPFSYFNLFSVNPPVMVFSPSRRGRDNTTKHTLENVLEVKETVINIVNYDMVEQMSLSSTEYGDGVNEFVKSGLTQVPSDKVKPPRVGEAPVAFECVVDQVIALGDGPGAGNLVLAKVVQIHVKKAFLDAEGNLDTPKLDLVARMGGNWYCRANGDALFEIPKPIRTKGIGVDMLPEAVRNSTVLTGNNLGRLGNLEQLPTKEVIAAIAAHAEVKSILNGDEDAVALHKLAQQWLAEGKTEDALALLHLGV